One Patescibacteria group bacterium genomic region harbors:
- a CDS encoding NUDIX hydrolase, translating into MQKIHHYFIGEASQPFQLSVGAVVMNDKNQVLCHHFSGVRGSLDIYSLMRQTVEPDKSLEEMVTIGLAEEFGVKVKIESYLGSIVSNFTNWEKADIEKTTVYFLCKYEGNIENPQIKDEKLQWENAKSTVEWVALDELITKIKAQAVVFERTDYNESSILQKVKLGI; encoded by the coding sequence ATGCAAAAGATACACCATTATTTTATAGGCGAAGCATCTCAGCCGTTCCAGCTTTCGGTAGGGGCGGTCGTAATGAATGATAAAAATCAGGTATTGTGCCATCATTTTTCAGGAGTCCGCGGCTCACTGGATATTTATTCGCTGATGCGTCAGACCGTCGAGCCTGATAAATCTCTTGAGGAAATGGTTACCATAGGGTTAGCAGAAGAATTCGGCGTAAAAGTAAAGATCGAAAGTTATCTCGGTTCCATCGTCAGCAACTTTACCAATTGGGAGAAGGCGGATATCGAAAAGACCACAGTCTATTTCCTCTGTAAATATGAAGGTAATATTGAGAACCCTCAAATCAAAGACGAAAAATTACAGTGGGAAAATGCTAAAAGCACGGTTGAGTGGGTGGCCTTGGACGAACTCATAACCAAGATAAAAGCACAAGCCGTTGTTTTTGAGAGAACCGATTACAATGAAAGTTCCATATTACAAAAAGTCAAATTAGGTATATAA
- a CDS encoding YbaK/EbsC family protein translates to MKEHLDFQPIKDHSELVSESVYRAAADSPGVLVGQIDPQYMNGVALADHYDVSLEDGANCIVVRGKRGETITTAAVLVPVGYRADLNGLVCELLDAKTVSMAPLEEVIQETGMEYGSITPVGLPESWKILIDSRLMEKETIIVGGGKQISKLRVSTAFLKHLPNVEVVENLANKVAEA, encoded by the coding sequence ATGAAAGAACATTTAGATTTCCAGCCCATCAAAGATCACTCCGAACTCGTTAGCGAATCGGTATATAGAGCTGCGGCAGATTCTCCTGGTGTCTTGGTTGGGCAGATTGACCCGCAATACATGAATGGGGTGGCGCTGGCTGATCACTATGATGTGAGCTTAGAAGATGGGGCGAACTGCATCGTTGTACGAGGAAAGCGCGGAGAAACAATAACGACGGCCGCTGTTCTGGTTCCAGTCGGTTATCGCGCCGATCTCAATGGTCTGGTCTGTGAACTGCTGGACGCAAAAACGGTTTCCATGGCTCCTCTTGAAGAGGTAATTCAGGAAACTGGTATGGAGTATGGCAGCATTACGCCTGTCGGTCTTCCGGAATCGTGGAAGATCCTAATCGACAGTCGTCTGATGGAAAAAGAAACCATCATTGTCGGCGGTGGAAAACAAATATCAAAATTGCGAGTTTCTACCGCTTTTCTCAAACATTTGCCAAATGTAGAGGTGGTAGAGAATCTCGCAAACAAGGTTGCAGAAGCATAA
- a CDS encoding glycosyltransferase family 4 protein, protein MAKKKISIIYVIAESAITGAPRHLLSLVGNLDPKEFSVSVILPQGPLADELNRLHINTFLVPMRSRSDMAAVSAIRKLLTKYDPDILHAHGQRAGLLARLAVRDLPIKVVYTEHTWTEDFKLDNPLLHWAHIRSLRMLDRWTDMTIAVSQAVADFLIATNITKPNKIKVIYNGIAIINDGRADDECKLLEKYNLCKKDVVIGTIGSLNIQKDTATLLRIMPYILKKIPTAKLVIVGAGPLQNWLQTLAKKLRVESAVIFTGALPRIEAILKTFTVFVLCSKSEAFGISILEAMKAHIPVIATKVGGIQEIITHNRNGILVTPGDSKKLAVTIMKLLNDKKLQKKLTVGGDETLHKFTVTTMVHETEKLYKQLVNK, encoded by the coding sequence ATGGCTAAAAAAAAGATTAGTATCATTTATGTCATTGCTGAAAGTGCCATTACTGGCGCCCCGCGGCATTTATTATCACTGGTTGGCAATTTGGATCCCAAAGAATTTAGCGTGTCAGTGATCTTGCCGCAAGGACCTTTAGCTGATGAGTTAAACCGGCTGCATATCAATACCTTTCTTGTTCCGATGCGATCCCGCTCAGATATGGCAGCGGTGAGTGCCATCAGAAAACTGTTAACTAAGTATGACCCGGATATTTTGCACGCTCATGGACAGCGGGCAGGGTTACTGGCGCGGTTGGCGGTGCGCGATCTTCCTATTAAGGTGGTTTATACCGAACATACCTGGACAGAAGATTTTAAATTAGACAATCCGCTCTTGCATTGGGCGCATATTCGTTCACTCAGGATGTTGGATAGATGGACAGATATGACTATCGCTGTTTCTCAGGCAGTAGCAGATTTTTTGATTGCCACCAATATTACTAAGCCAAATAAAATCAAAGTGATTTATAACGGTATCGCCATTATCAATGATGGTCGAGCGGACGATGAATGTAAGTTGTTAGAAAAGTATAATTTATGTAAAAAAGATGTCGTGATTGGCACTATCGGCAGTTTAAATATTCAAAAAGATACCGCCACCCTACTGCGCATTATGCCCTATATTCTTAAAAAAATCCCCACTGCCAAACTGGTGATTGTGGGAGCCGGTCCGTTGCAAAATTGGCTGCAGACCCTGGCTAAAAAGCTCAGAGTAGAATCGGCAGTTATTTTCACTGGCGCCTTACCGCGGATTGAAGCAATCTTAAAAACCTTCACAGTTTTTGTGCTGTGCTCTAAGTCGGAAGCTTTCGGTATCTCGATTTTAGAGGCGATGAAAGCGCATATCCCAGTCATTGCCACCAAAGTCGGTGGCATCCAAGAAATCATCACGCATAATCGGAATGGCATTTTGGTCACTCCTGGCGACTCGAAGAAGTTAGCAGTAACGATTATGAAGTTATTAAATGACAAGAAATTACAAAAAAAGTTGACGGTGGGCGGGGATGAAACTCTGCATAAATTCACCGTTACTACCATGGTGCATGAAACCGAAAAACTCTACAAACAACTAGTCAACAAATAA
- a CDS encoding HD domain-containing protein, giving the protein MKITPLVQKAITKINEIHQGESRKAEQFPYVVHPYAVAILLSRYTDDENTIVAGLLHDVLEDVDPAVYSQADICRDFSQLICQIVQEVSVLETAHRRSNFKLTWRERKLKYLDQLTVASPEALMICAADKIHFIQSITTSYLEEGESLWYKLNPSVTPQERFWFCQKVLAILRSRLNNPIVDKLARTLEAATASIRIGAGAAQ; this is encoded by the coding sequence ATGAAAATCACTCCATTAGTCCAAAAAGCTATCACTAAAATAAATGAGATTCACCAAGGTGAATCCCGAAAAGCCGAGCAGTTTCCTTATGTGGTCCACCCTTATGCGGTGGCCATTTTATTATCACGCTATACTGATGACGAAAATACTATTGTGGCCGGATTACTGCACGATGTTTTAGAAGATGTGGACCCAGCTGTTTACAGCCAAGCCGATATTTGCCGCGACTTTAGCCAACTCATCTGCCAAATTGTCCAGGAAGTAAGCGTATTAGAGACCGCCCACCGGCGGTCGAATTTTAAATTAACCTGGCGAGAGCGCAAATTAAAATATCTCGATCAATTGACCGTTGCTAGCCCGGAGGCTTTAATGATTTGCGCAGCCGATAAAATTCATTTTATCCAATCTATCACCACCTCTTATTTGGAAGAGGGCGAATCCTTGTGGTATAAACTTAATCCTAGCGTGACACCGCAGGAACGATTCTGGTTTTGCCAAAAAGTGCTGGCTATTTTGCGCTCCCGATTGAACAACCCTATTGTAGATAAATTGGCCCGCACTCTTGAGGCAGCCACTGCTTCAATTCGAATTGGCGCCGGCGCTGCCCAGTAG
- the ligD gene encoding non-homologous end-joining DNA ligase, with product MKYAPMLCRLVDKPFKSKEWVFEHKIDGMRIIAIKTGEKVRLLTRNNKDKAKQFPEIVAAIKKLSPKQLVLDGEITAFRKGISSFQALQPRIGQTDPHEIAKLTKRVPAAYLAFDLLNYDGKNWETKSLLERKEKLRLLFKPHPPYILGVLYYLAPLSSDGISLFKKAKQKHWEGIIGKRIDSRYQEGRRSGDWVKIKTHNQQEFVIGAYTPGQGKTKTTFGAVLVGYYRGKKLVYAGKVGTGFTDTERGELKQKFLKLKSTKSPFVDISKKSSPAEGQPRRLGEEVRRGGSMVTRNETVIWLKPRLVGEFAFGEWTKDNILRQPVYMGLRVDKPSRLVIKEN from the coding sequence ATGAAATACGCTCCGATGCTTTGCCGGTTGGTTGATAAACCCTTCAAGAGCAAGGAGTGGGTTTTTGAGCATAAAATTGACGGGATGCGGATTATTGCAATTAAAACCGGAGAAAAAGTTAGACTGCTGACGCGAAACAATAAAGACAAGGCAAAACAATTTCCGGAAATTGTTGCAGCCATTAAGAAATTATCTCCCAAACAGTTGGTGCTAGATGGTGAGATCACCGCTTTTCGCAAAGGTATTAGTAGCTTTCAGGCTCTGCAGCCGCGCATTGGTCAAACCGATCCTCATGAAATTGCCAAGCTGACTAAAAGGGTTCCGGCAGCCTACTTGGCCTTTGATTTGCTAAATTATGACGGCAAGAATTGGGAAACTAAATCTCTGCTGGAGCGTAAAGAAAAGCTTAGATTACTATTCAAGCCTCACCCACCCTACATACTCGGGGTTTTATATTATTTAGCACCATTATCTAGCGACGGCATCTCTCTTTTTAAAAAAGCTAAGCAAAAACACTGGGAGGGCATTATCGGTAAAAGAATAGATAGTCGCTACCAAGAAGGTAGGCGGAGCGGTGATTGGGTGAAGATCAAAACCCACAACCAACAGGAATTTGTCATCGGGGCCTACACTCCCGGTCAGGGTAAGACTAAAACTACTTTCGGAGCGGTTTTGGTGGGTTATTACCGGGGTAAGAAGTTAGTTTATGCCGGAAAAGTCGGCACTGGTTTTACTGATACAGAGCGTGGCGAGCTCAAGCAGAAATTCTTAAAACTTAAATCCACCAAATCTCCATTTGTCGACATCTCCAAAAAATCCTCCCCTGCAGAGGGCCAGCCTCGCCGGCTAGGCGAGGAGGTTAGGAGGGGAGGGAGTATGGTAACCAGAAATGAAACTGTTATCTGGCTCAAACCGCGGCTGGTGGGGGAATTTGCCTTTGGCGAATGGACTAAAGACAATATCCTGCGCCAACCGGTATATATGGGATTGCGAGTGGATAAACCATCTAGATTAGTTATTAAAGAGAACTGA
- a CDS encoding glutamate--tRNA ligase family protein, protein MEDISVGNQKAVRVRFAPSPTGALHIGSVRTALFNYLFAKKHNGTVILRIEDTDKERSQTIFEKDIKAGLKWVGLHWDEEYKQSKRNSFYKKYLKQLIKEDKAYLKDGAYYFRTPTSGQIIVDDLIRGKVEFEANSFDDFVIAKSNGDFVFHFVNVIDDWQMQISHVIRGEDHLSNTPKHILLFQAFGADIPKYAHLPMILNPDRTKMSKRSGDTNFADYITKGYLPITLINFLAQLGWSDPGAREFFNLDELTQAFDLSRVQKAGAVFDLKYLNHINHHYLAELPFDEYYRLAKKFIPFTGTPTFHKKVLHLLQERVQFLAELPDLTDYFYQTPAYDKNLLVFSKSTPALTGQGLQIAYKVLAATGKSSWEINKLQQILDATIAAEGILKGDLFWPLRVALSGLAGSPSPVELLATLGKVESLKRLETAITKLNG, encoded by the coding sequence ATGGAGGATATAAGTGTTGGCAATCAGAAGGCCGTCAGGGTGAGGTTTGCGCCTAGCCCGACCGGGGCGTTGCATATCGGCAGTGTACGCACGGCCTTATTTAATTATCTGTTTGCCAAAAAACATAATGGAACCGTAATCTTACGCATCGAAGATACCGATAAAGAGCGCAGCCAAACAATTTTTGAAAAAGACATTAAGGCCGGACTCAAATGGGTCGGCTTGCATTGGGACGAAGAATATAAACAGTCAAAGAGAAATTCTTTCTATAAAAAATATTTAAAGCAACTGATCAAAGAAGATAAAGCCTACCTCAAAGATGGGGCTTATTACTTCCGCACTCCCACCAGCGGACAAATTATCGTAGACGATTTAATTAGAGGAAAAGTTGAATTCGAGGCGAATAGTTTTGACGATTTTGTCATCGCTAAAAGCAATGGAGATTTTGTGTTTCATTTTGTGAATGTCATTGACGATTGGCAGATGCAGATCAGCCATGTGATTAGGGGTGAAGATCATCTGTCTAATACGCCCAAACATATTTTATTGTTTCAGGCTTTCGGGGCGGACATACCCAAATATGCTCATTTGCCGATGATCCTCAATCCTGATCGGACCAAGATGAGTAAGCGTTCGGGGGATACGAATTTTGCCGATTATATCACTAAAGGCTATTTGCCGATCACTCTGATTAATTTCTTGGCTCAGTTGGGCTGGTCCGATCCGGGCGCCAGAGAATTTTTTAACTTAGATGAGCTTACTCAGGCTTTCGATCTGTCCCGAGTGCAAAAAGCCGGTGCCGTTTTTGATTTAAAATACCTCAACCACATTAACCACCACTACTTAGCAGAGCTGCCTTTTGATGAATATTACCGATTAGCCAAAAAATTCATTCCTTTTACGGGTACGCCTACTTTCCACAAAAAAGTACTGCATTTATTGCAAGAACGAGTGCAATTCTTAGCAGAACTGCCGGATTTAACAGATTATTTTTATCAAACTCCCGCGTATGATAAAAATTTGCTGGTTTTTAGCAAAAGCACCCCGGCTCTCACTGGCCAAGGATTGCAAATTGCCTATAAAGTCTTGGCAGCCACAGGCAAATCGTCTTGGGAAATCAACAAGCTTCAACAAATTCTAGATGCTACAATAGCAGCGGAGGGGATTTTAAAAGGAGACTTATTTTGGCCCTTAAGAGTAGCCTTGTCGGGACTAGCCGGCAGCCCCAGCCCGGTAGAATTATTGGCCACATTAGGCAAAGTAGAATCTTTAAAGCGTTTAGAAACAGCAATCACTAAACTCAATGGCTAA
- a CDS encoding ABC transporter ATP-binding protein has protein sequence MLDIISRDIIIEGSNKISGGLMLAMDKEVVSTAAVRQVLNDYGRQYKQHPWHTVVALFAPAIGNIFVFFIPPLIIGRIINILVQQNEISLGAVLNLVILFGGLWMLGEMLWRIGVYSLIAVEAKGLNTLSREAFRKLVNRDYEFYTDNFVGSLTKKSLAYARNFEIFTDTLSMNIGTSFIPMIFAIVVMWGYSPWIPLALIFALLITLTISIPKIRHRARLVALRHEASSKMAGRLSDAMTNILGIKSFAKEKRESTTFGKYADDFAAKFKRAADHHNLKIDLILSPIYVVTNVLGLVLAIYFVHKLSLQAGTIVVVFSYYMQVTRVFWEINRIYRHIESSLGEAAEFTQMFLHPPTVEDVPNARALRLEDAKISFESANFRYTDDSEKKKLFLKDFSLDVLGKQKVGLIGPSGSGKTTITKLLLRFVNLQSGAIKIDGQDISQVTQESLRRAIAYVPQEPMLFHRSLMENIAYSNDKATKAEVMKAAKLARAHEFIVTLPNGYNTLVGERGIKLSGGQRQRIAIARAILKKAPILVLDEATSSLDSESEKYIQDGLKELMKGKTVIVIAHRLSTIRHLDRIVVLDKGKISQDGTHEQLMKEEGLYSALWNHQSGGFMGKS, from the coding sequence ATGCTGGATATAATCAGTCGAGATATTATAATTGAAGGATCGAATAAAATCAGCGGGGGGTTAATGTTAGCTATGGATAAAGAGGTAGTTTCAACTGCAGCGGTACGTCAGGTGCTAAATGACTATGGGCGTCAATATAAACAGCATCCGTGGCACACGGTAGTGGCTTTGTTTGCGCCAGCCATAGGGAATATTTTTGTATTCTTTATTCCGCCGCTTATTATTGGCCGCATCATCAACATTTTAGTCCAGCAGAATGAGATTTCTCTGGGGGCGGTTTTGAACCTGGTTATATTATTTGGCGGCTTGTGGATGTTAGGTGAAATGCTCTGGAGGATTGGGGTGTATTCTCTAATTGCCGTTGAGGCAAAAGGGTTAAACACACTGAGCCGAGAGGCTTTTCGCAAACTGGTCAATCGAGATTATGAATTTTATACTGACAACTTTGTTGGCTCGTTAACCAAAAAAAGCTTAGCTTACGCCAGGAATTTCGAAATTTTTACCGACACATTGTCAATGAATATCGGGACAAGTTTTATCCCGATGATATTTGCGATAGTGGTGATGTGGGGGTATTCTCCCTGGATTCCGTTGGCGTTGATCTTCGCGCTACTAATAACGCTGACTATCAGTATTCCAAAGATTCGGCATCGGGCTCGGTTAGTGGCATTACGCCACGAAGCTAGCAGTAAGATGGCTGGCCGACTGTCTGACGCAATGACTAACATACTGGGGATTAAGTCGTTTGCCAAGGAGAAACGGGAGTCCACGACTTTCGGCAAGTATGCCGATGATTTTGCGGCTAAGTTTAAGCGGGCGGCGGATCACCATAATCTAAAAATAGATTTGATATTATCACCTATCTACGTTGTGACTAATGTACTGGGTTTAGTTTTGGCGATCTATTTTGTGCATAAACTATCACTGCAGGCCGGAACGATTGTGGTGGTATTTTCTTATTATATGCAGGTGACGAGAGTCTTTTGGGAGATTAATCGGATTTATCGCCATATCGAATCTTCTTTGGGTGAGGCGGCCGAGTTTACCCAAATGTTCTTGCATCCTCCAACAGTCGAAGATGTGCCAAATGCGCGTGCTTTGAGGTTAGAGGACGCCAAGATTAGCTTCGAGTCGGCCAACTTTCGGTATACCGATGACTCAGAGAAGAAAAAATTGTTCCTGAAAGATTTTAGTTTGGATGTGCTTGGTAAGCAAAAAGTGGGGCTGATTGGGCCGAGCGGTAGCGGCAAAACGACGATTACCAAGTTGTTGTTACGATTTGTGAATTTACAATCTGGTGCAATCAAGATTGACGGGCAAGACATTAGTCAGGTGACACAAGAATCATTGCGCAGGGCTATTGCTTATGTCCCACAAGAACCAATGCTGTTTCATCGGTCGCTGATGGAAAACATTGCTTACAGTAATGACAAGGCGACTAAGGCAGAAGTGATGAAAGCAGCTAAATTGGCGCGGGCGCATGAGTTTATTGTTACCCTGCCAAACGGATACAATACTCTGGTGGGTGAACGAGGCATCAAGCTGAGCGGCGGTCAGCGGCAACGGATTGCCATCGCTCGAGCCATCTTAAAAAAAGCGCCTATCTTGGTGCTGGATGAAGCAACTAGCTCGCTTGACTCCGAATCGGAGAAATATATTCAAGATGGATTGAAGGAGTTGATGAAAGGGAAGACAGTCATTGTTATTGCTCACCGATTGTCGACAATTAGGCATTTAGATCGAATAGTCGTTTTAGACAAGGGAAAGATTTCTCAAGATGGAACTCATGAGCAACTAATGAAAGAGGAAGGCTTATATTCAGCCCTGTGGAACCATCAGTCGGGCGGGTTCATGGGCAAGAGTTAA